A section of the Amycolatopsis sp. AA4 genome encodes:
- a CDS encoding enoyl-CoA hydratase-related protein produces MTIETTVDGQVTTITINRPEKRNALTKAMYVALADAFDAVRTPIAVLRGAGGAFTAGNDLGDFLAHEAGDRTKTPARVFQEALLATEAVVVASVDGPAVGIGATLLLHCDLVYATERSYLQFPFVPLGLVPEFGSSYALPRRVGPQRATELLLFGERLPALEAAQLGLVNEVLPDETALSKRVSERVATLAERSVRAVTVTRALLHDRTDESVEQRMESESKHFAELLHDADTVATLRAKLDRR; encoded by the coding sequence ATGACCATCGAGACGACTGTCGACGGACAGGTCACCACCATCACCATCAACCGGCCGGAGAAGCGGAACGCGCTCACGAAGGCGATGTACGTCGCCCTCGCGGACGCCTTCGACGCTGTTCGCACGCCGATCGCCGTACTGCGCGGAGCTGGCGGCGCGTTCACCGCGGGCAACGACCTCGGTGACTTCCTCGCGCATGAAGCCGGTGACCGCACGAAGACGCCCGCGCGGGTCTTTCAGGAGGCGTTGCTCGCGACGGAGGCGGTGGTGGTCGCGTCGGTCGACGGTCCCGCTGTCGGTATCGGCGCGACCCTGTTGCTGCACTGCGACCTCGTCTACGCGACGGAGCGCAGCTACTTGCAGTTCCCCTTCGTCCCGTTGGGGCTGGTGCCGGAGTTCGGCAGCAGTTACGCACTGCCGCGCCGAGTCGGTCCACAGCGCGCGACGGAGCTGCTGCTGTTCGGAGAGCGACTGCCTGCGCTCGAAGCAGCGCAACTCGGGTTGGTCAACGAAGTGCTCCCCGACGAGACAGCGCTCAGTAAGCGCGTCTCGGAACGCGTTGCGACCCTCGCCGAACGGTCGGTGCGCGCGGTGACGGTAACGCGTGCGTTGTTGCACGACCGCACCGACGAGAGCGTCGAACAGCGAATGGAGTCGGAGTCCAAGCACTTCGCCGAACTGCTGCACGACGCGGACACGGTGGCCACGTTGCGTGCGAAGCTCGACAGGCGTTAG
- a CDS encoding methylated-DNA--[protein]-cysteine S-methyltransferase codes for MTVVHTVIDSPEGPLTLMARDGGLAGLYIGAEQYRPPRAAFGDRDDRPFAAAIRQLNEYFAGDRVEFDLPLAFSGTPFQETVWRALLQIPYGETTTYRELAESIGRPTASRAVGLANGRNPIGIVVPCHRVLGSNGSLTGYAAGVECKRRLLELERGWRLAVG; via the coding sequence ATGACCGTGGTGCACACCGTCATCGACAGCCCCGAGGGCCCGCTAACCCTCATGGCCCGCGATGGCGGTCTGGCCGGTTTGTACATCGGCGCGGAGCAGTACCGCCCGCCGCGCGCCGCCTTCGGCGACCGAGACGACCGCCCGTTCGCTGCGGCGATTCGTCAGCTGAACGAGTACTTCGCCGGAGACCGGGTCGAGTTCGACCTTCCGTTAGCGTTCAGTGGCACTCCTTTCCAAGAGACGGTGTGGCGGGCACTGCTACAGATCCCGTACGGCGAGACGACGACCTACCGAGAACTGGCCGAGTCGATCGGCCGCCCGACGGCGTCCCGTGCGGTCGGCCTCGCGAACGGCCGGAACCCCATCGGCATCGTGGTGCCGTGCCACCGGGTGCTGGGAAGCAACGGATCGCTGACCGGCTACGCGGCTGGGGTGGAGTGCAAGCGGAGATTGCTGGAGCTGGAACGGGGTTGGCGGTTGGCTGTGGGGTAA
- a CDS encoding cysteine desulfurase-like protein: protein MAYDVNAIRKHFPALENGAAHFDGPGGSQVPDVVGEAVSSTLCAAIANRGAVTAAERRADGVVREARQAVADLLGARPEGVVFGRSMTQVTYDFSRTLAKNWGPGDEVVVTRLDHDANVRPWIQAAEARGATVRWADFDPETGELPTSSITELLTDRTRLVAVTAASNLLGTRPDIPAITDAVREAGALSYVDGVHLTPHAPVDIAALGADFYACSPYKFLGPHLGLLAAAPDLLETLQPDKLLPSSNAVPERFELGTLPYELLAGTTAAIDFLAGLVPSEGSRRERLRTSLTALEEHEDALLQRLDDGLAALPRVVRYGSPTRRRTPTVLFSVTGLAPQAVYERLGERGINAPASTFYAIECARHLGLGDTGAVRAGIAPYTTAAEVDLLLAAVAEL from the coding sequence GTGGCCTACGACGTGAACGCGATCCGCAAGCACTTTCCCGCGCTCGAGAACGGCGCTGCCCACTTCGACGGACCGGGTGGTTCCCAGGTCCCGGACGTGGTCGGCGAAGCAGTGTCCTCGACCCTCTGCGCCGCCATCGCGAACCGCGGCGCCGTCACGGCGGCGGAGCGCCGCGCGGACGGCGTCGTGCGCGAAGCTCGGCAAGCCGTCGCTGACCTGCTCGGCGCGCGTCCGGAGGGCGTCGTGTTCGGGCGCAGCATGACCCAGGTGACCTACGACTTCTCCCGCACGCTCGCGAAGAACTGGGGCCCGGGCGACGAGGTCGTGGTCACCCGGCTCGACCACGACGCCAACGTCCGGCCGTGGATCCAAGCGGCCGAAGCGCGCGGCGCGACTGTTCGCTGGGCGGACTTCGATCCGGAAACGGGCGAGTTGCCGACGTCTTCCATCACAGAACTGCTCACTGACCGGACGCGGCTGGTCGCGGTCACCGCGGCTTCCAACCTGCTGGGGACGCGTCCCGACATCCCCGCGATTACCGACGCGGTGCGCGAAGCAGGCGCGCTGAGCTACGTGGACGGCGTGCATCTGACGCCGCACGCTCCGGTCGACATCGCCGCTTTGGGTGCGGACTTCTACGCCTGCTCGCCGTACAAGTTCCTCGGACCGCACCTCGGCCTTCTCGCCGCCGCGCCGGATCTCCTGGAGACGCTGCAGCCCGACAAGCTGCTGCCGTCAAGCAACGCCGTTCCGGAGCGCTTCGAGCTGGGCACGTTGCCGTACGAGCTTCTCGCGGGCACTACTGCAGCTATCGATTTCCTCGCGGGGCTTGTGCCGAGTGAGGGCAGTCGTCGCGAACGCTTACGTACGTCGCTTACCGCGCTGGAAGAGCACGAAGACGCGCTGCTACAGCGTCTGGACGACGGGCTCGCCGCACTGCCACGCGTTGTGCGCTACGGCTCACCGACGCGTCGCCGTACGCCGACAGTGTTGTTCTCCGTCACCGGCCTGGCGCCGCAGGCGGTGTACGAGCGTCTCGGCGAGCGCGGGATCAACGCGCCCGCTTCGACGTTCTACGCCATCGAGTGCGCGCGGCACCTCGGTCTTGGCGACACTGGTGCCGTACGCGCTGGCATCGCGCCGTACACGACTGCAGCGGAAGTCGATCTGCTGCTCGCTGCTGTTGCGGAGCTGTGA
- a CDS encoding isocitrate lyase/phosphoenolpyruvate mutase family protein yields the protein MNSLQDKAKLFRDLHATDVLVLPNAWDAGSAVAIERAGAPAIATTSGGVSWALARGDGQHLSRAEMLGVIAQIAAAVEVPVTADVEGGYGSAPSAVAETVKGVVEAGAVGVNLEDSRAGTVTLFTPDEQAERFTAARAAAATAGLSELWINARTDVYLFGIGEPSGRFDDVLTRARVYADAGADSIFVPGLVDVEVLAELAKSSPIPVSAMAGPGAPPVSDLAAAGVRRVSVGTSIAQAAYSLAHHAAAEVLKQGTYGEVIGALDFGTVNGWFN from the coding sequence ATGAACTCGTTGCAAGACAAGGCAAAACTCTTCCGCGACCTGCACGCGACGGACGTCCTCGTGCTGCCGAACGCCTGGGACGCGGGCAGCGCGGTCGCCATCGAACGCGCCGGCGCCCCCGCGATCGCCACCACCAGCGGAGGCGTTTCCTGGGCCTTGGCCCGAGGCGACGGACAGCATCTTTCCCGCGCGGAGATGCTGGGGGTGATCGCCCAGATCGCCGCAGCCGTAGAAGTCCCGGTAACGGCCGACGTAGAAGGCGGCTACGGCTCAGCTCCGTCAGCCGTGGCCGAAACCGTGAAAGGCGTAGTCGAGGCGGGCGCGGTAGGCGTGAACCTGGAAGACTCCCGCGCCGGAACCGTCACCCTCTTCACCCCCGACGAACAGGCAGAACGCTTCACCGCGGCCCGAGCCGCCGCGGCGACGGCCGGTCTGTCGGAGCTGTGGATCAACGCCCGGACAGACGTGTACCTCTTCGGAATCGGCGAGCCTTCCGGCCGCTTCGACGACGTCCTGACCCGAGCCCGCGTCTACGCCGACGCCGGAGCGGACAGCATCTTCGTCCCCGGCCTGGTGGACGTCGAGGTCCTCGCGGAACTGGCGAAGTCCTCGCCGATCCCGGTAAGCGCCATGGCCGGGCCCGGCGCACCCCCCGTATCCGACCTGGCAGCGGCGGGCGTACGCCGCGTGAGCGTAGGCACGTCGATCGCCCAGGCCGCCTACTCCCTGGCCCACCACGCGGCGGCCGAGGTCCTGAAGCAGGGCACCTACGGGGAGGTGATCGGCGCACTGGACTTCGGAACGGTAAACGGCTGGTTCAACTGA
- a CDS encoding peptide deformylase, with translation MLAEQVEKLLAQPLPWPIVQAGDPVLRAAARPYEGELSDDTLSALIEGMKETMHAAPGVGLAAPQIGLSVRIAVVEDGARERPGVAESTLATRGIVPLPFRVLVNPTYTRVGDETAAFFEGCLSVRGWQAVVARALRIRLRGSDETGASLDEELSGWPARIVQHETDHLHGVLYLDRAELRSLSTHEAVARRWTQPTPAEAARELGFDLP, from the coding sequence GTGCTTGCCGAACAGGTCGAGAAGCTGCTCGCCCAGCCGTTGCCGTGGCCGATCGTGCAGGCAGGCGACCCCGTGCTGCGCGCCGCCGCCCGGCCGTACGAGGGCGAACTGAGCGACGACACGCTGTCCGCGCTGATCGAGGGCATGAAGGAAACCATGCACGCCGCGCCCGGCGTCGGCCTCGCCGCGCCGCAGATCGGACTGTCGGTCCGGATCGCGGTCGTCGAGGACGGCGCCCGCGAACGTCCCGGCGTTGCCGAATCCACGCTCGCCACCCGCGGGATCGTCCCGCTGCCGTTCCGCGTGCTGGTGAACCCGACGTACACCCGAGTGGGCGACGAAACCGCCGCGTTCTTCGAGGGCTGCCTCAGCGTGCGCGGCTGGCAGGCCGTCGTCGCGCGAGCCCTGCGGATCCGGCTTCGCGGCTCGGACGAAACCGGCGCGTCCCTGGACGAGGAATTGTCCGGCTGGCCAGCGCGAATCGTCCAGCACGAAACGGACCATCTGCACGGTGTCCTGTACCTGGACCGAGCCGAACTGCGCTCGCTGTCCACCCACGAGGCCGTCGCCCGCCGCTGGACCCAGCCGACCCCCGCCGAGGCCGCCCGCGAACTGGGCTTCGACCTGCCCTGA